The genomic stretch TACGCTGCGACATTACAGGAGTCAGGAGCCCATCAAAGCAGCCATAATTACCCCACAACGAAAATAGCTGCAAATATGCACATGGAGAAAACAAAGGCTGTGTTTAGGCCGAGCCGTAGTAGAAGTATTTTGGTAACGTTGTATTATATGTGGCTGGTCTTTTTCTTGTGTAATAACTAAAcgttaaaaaatgtttaggCTAGACATGTCGATGatacatatttagattttaaaccAAAACACTAGGAATTGTGTTTTCTAccttgtctttctgtctgttggcagaaaaatatgcaaaaacCACAGAACCAATTTTactgaaacctggtggaaggaagAACCCGTTAACGTTTGGAGCAGATTGGATTAAGGGGAATTTGGTTTGGCCCTTTTTCTCAAGGCACTCTTGCAGTGGGAAAAAACCCAAACCCTTTATTAGTGTGGCTAATGAATATCTAAGATAAAAGGATAAAAATGGTGATAACTTCCTCACCCTTTGTGGTGAGAGGCACCATCAGGGGCTTCTCCAGACCCGGGTGTTGCACGATGCACTCGACGGAGCGCTCACTGAGCAGCCCTGACTGGAAGAGAAGCGTGCTCGTCACTATCGTCGTGCCGTCACCCTGGTCGAAGATGGACAAAACGGGCGGTCCAATTGTCCGGTTGTCCCCTCCGATGTCCCACTTAATATCTGCTGGTGGGCGGGACTGGGCGGTGCAGTTGGCCTCGGTGACCCCTGATGACGAGGTCACCTTGGTCACCTCTGGTTTGGGTAAAACTGGAGAGGAAAAGAATTTATATTTGACGACGTTTATATGATATTGAAGTGAAACGAGGCGCTTTGATTGACAAACTCAGAAACagacgacagagagagatttgttcctctgctgtcgtgatggtgatggagagacagagccTGTCAATCTCTCTGCCCCGAGGACACAATGGCACAAGTCGTCCTGGAAACAAAACCCAGACAGGACAGCGGCGGAGCAGCTTTTAccgactgtgtgtctgtgtgcctggATCTTTGGCTGCCTCAGTTTAGACAAATGCAAAGCTTGTCCAGCAGAGaaaggacacacagacacacacagagacacacacacacacacacagacacagacacacagacacacacacacacacacacacacacacacacacacacacacacacacacacacacacacagaggcattGTGTCTAGGGAAACAGTGAGCCACTCATCCCCTGGGCTTACACCCAAATTAATCACCCCATTCCCCTCAGTGACTCCCCTCCCTCCGTCGACACTATCACACCAACCACACATATAGAGAAAGTTCAACAACTACACACACTTCTGGAACGTTAGCTCCTGAAGTCACACCTCTCGTCTCTCTGGCACGGCGAGAGGCAAGAGAGGACGCGGGGGAAGTGTTTGACGAGGGGGACGCGGAGCGCCGTCGCCATAGCAGGTCAGCACAGTAGTTTAAAGGCCAGCTGCAGCAACTCTCACCTCAGGGCGGCTTGTGGTTTGTTTATACACACACTTCCCTTTCCTGAGCTATATCTGGGATGCACGTgcacgcgtgcacacacagcCAACAGGATACTGATGTGTAATAAATACAACTGAGCCTTAAACATTGGGAATTCAGGAATAGCTTATTCAAAATCAATGGCCCATTGATCAATCAAACATCTCAGGGTGAAAGAtcggagccatacacgtagaggaTGCAGATGGAGATGTCAACTCTTTAATGAGCTTTTAATGATGACCCCACAACTACACCAAACCTTTACATTTGTGGACAATTACACATTTTCTCCTAATCTCTATATTTACCCTTTGATGCCAAAATAATTATTGCAACTCACAACAGTTACACTCCCCCGTCACCACACTCACCATAAACAGAGAGGCAGGCCGTGGCGCTTCTACTGCCATCCGGGAACGTGTTGAACTCGCAGGTGTAGCAGGCCTCGTCCTCCGTCCTGACCGGCTGGATGGTCAGCCGGGTGTCGTCCAGAGTTCGGCTCAGGCTGACCCGACCCTTGAACTGCTCCTCAACGCTGTGGTGGTTCTTGCTGTAGGCAGCCACGGCGGTGGTGTCGCCCTGCTCGGCCGTCTTCCTCCACAGAACCTGGTGCACCCTCTCGGGGAGGCTGTACCGGCAGGAGAGGATGACGGCGGTTCCGCTTGTGGCCGTCTGGTTGCCCACCAGCCGCACTTTACCTGGGGCAGAGGAAATGCAGGCGTATGAAATCCTGACAGGGTTTTAACAAGAAGGAGCCAGGGAGCAATAAAAATGTGAGTGTGCATAATTAATGGTAACAACAGGGAGGTCAGCAGGGTGGGGGGTCTTTCTCCCCTGCTGATCCAAGAACTCAGACCATATGTGACTCAAAGCATTGTGGGAGCTTCTGAGCAAATCAAATCCTCCATGTGAACTTCTGTGAGCTGCACAAAGGTCATGTGACttctacaaacaaacagatttccaAAAGGATGTGTCTTCATGGATAAGAAGAACAAAAGTTCAAGTGTCATTTGAGAACTGCGGCCTTGCAGATAAGATCATTTACTAAAAATACCAGGATAGAAACCTATTTATCATCTTCAAATACGCATCTGAACTAAAGCCTGAATCACGTTCTGTGGCCAGTTGCACAGAATATACACTCTAAGGCCTCTCAAACTCACCAGTGACTGTGACGCACGTCCGGCCCTCTTGCGAGACCTTGGGGTAAGTGTCAAAGATGCAGCGG from Hippoglossus stenolepis isolate QCI-W04-F060 chromosome 24, HSTE1.2, whole genome shotgun sequence encodes the following:
- the LOC118103398 gene encoding nectin-2; protein product: MRGPALPLCLLLCLVGAAVLGTHGDVTAPSSLTAEAGRPLLLGCNITTATGNTVLQVRWLNGHGKILLAYQPLVPVRISHQDSSVQLTGHPDGASYITITRVRPDDEGCYRCIFDTYPKVSQEGRTCVTVTGKVRLVGNQTATSGTAVILSCRYSLPERVHQVLWRKTAEQGDTTAVAAYSKNHHSVEEQFKGRVSLSRTLDDTRLTIQPVRTEDEACYTCEFNTFPDGSRSATACLSVYVLPKPEVTKVTSSSGVTEANCTAQSRPPADIKWDIGGDNRTIGPPVLSIFDQGDGTTIVTSTLLFQSGLLSERSVECIVQHPGLEKPLMVPLTTKVSPVVVILLSVCGVAAVLLCLCVCLCKCLICTDD